Proteins encoded in a region of the Mycolicibacterium duvalii genome:
- a CDS encoding MaoC/PaaZ C-terminal domain-containing protein, which produces MFVRYAGASGDLNPMHYDDELARSAGYPSVFGQGMFSAALLAGFASDWLGAGNVRRFGVRFREQVWPGDVLTCSGTIVDVTEEPGADRVTVELAATRQTGGVAVTGSAEFLIPRNTTASGAVSPATP; this is translated from the coding sequence ATGTTCGTCCGCTACGCCGGGGCGTCCGGCGACCTCAACCCGATGCACTACGACGACGAACTCGCTCGCTCGGCGGGGTATCCCTCGGTGTTCGGGCAGGGGATGTTCTCCGCGGCCCTGCTGGCTGGATTCGCCTCCGATTGGCTTGGGGCAGGCAACGTGCGCCGATTCGGGGTGCGTTTCCGTGAACAGGTGTGGCCCGGTGACGTGCTGACCTGCTCGGGGACGATCGTTGACGTCACCGAGGAGCCGGGCGCGGACCGGGTGACGGTGGAGTTGGCGGCCACCCGCCAAACGGGCGGGGTGGCTGTGACCGGCTCGGCGGAGTTCCTGATTCCGCGAAACACGACAGCGAGCGGCGCCGTCAGCCCAGCCACACCATAG
- a CDS encoding FAS1-like dehydratase domain-containing protein: MTAMPDSDTDGTEGRPWEVVVERGKIAEFAEAMLSDNPDFHGPGAIVPPTFLTTAARWAPPGVRVNVGFERKRLLHGEQEYTFHGEVPTAGAVLTARERLVERFSKPGKRGGTMQFATVVTEYRDPQGALVAEARATFIETAAK, translated from the coding sequence ATGACCGCTATGCCTGACAGTGATACCGATGGGACCGAGGGCCGCCCGTGGGAAGTGGTCGTGGAGCGGGGCAAGATCGCGGAGTTCGCCGAGGCCATGCTCTCCGACAACCCAGACTTCCACGGACCCGGCGCGATCGTGCCACCGACCTTCCTCACCACCGCCGCCCGCTGGGCGCCGCCCGGCGTGCGCGTCAATGTGGGGTTCGAGCGAAAGCGACTGCTTCACGGCGAGCAGGAGTACACCTTCCACGGCGAGGTGCCCACCGCCGGCGCGGTCCTGACCGCGCGGGAGCGTCTCGTCGAGCGATTCTCCAAACCGGGTAAGCGGGGCGGCACCATGCAGTTCGCCACCGTCGTCACCGAATACCGCGACCCACAAGGAGCACTCGTGGCGGAGGCCAGGGCGACCTTCATCGAGACGGCCGCGAAGTGA